CACGGCTGATTTCGACGGACTCACCGAATCGGGTGAAAGCGTCTACGCCCTCGAAATCGAAGACTGGGGATCGGACCGCTTCGAAGGTTACCTCGGAGGCGATCTTTCCCGCCCGATCCCCCTCTCCGGTCAGTATGTCCTCCAGCCCTACGTGCGTCTGACCCTCCGGGAAACCTTCGACCAGAACGACGACAGCCTCAACTCCTCCCTCCTCGCTGGCCAAGGCCCCTCCTTCGCCTACACCCCGGATGAGATCAACGGTGACGGATTCGAATACGGCGGCGGCATTCGCCTCTCCGCGATGCAAACTGGCTGGAACGTCAATCTCGGCTACACCGGATTCTCCGGGGACGACAGCACCTCCAACCAGATCAACCTCGGCTTCAGCTGGGACCTCTAGTTCGAAGATCCATTGCTTTCGCCAAAGGGCGGGCCCGCGAAAGCGAGTCCGCTCTTTTTCTGCAAACCGCTCTTTCGCTCTACAGCTTGCAGAATTCTCCCAATGGAGGGGTTCCCGATCGACTTCGGTCAGTCGGCACGATGAGGCAGAGATACCTCTCCGGAAAATGGCATCAAGCGCTATCCTCACAAGGAGCGCACGACTCCAATCATCGAAGAATCCCTCTCATATACCGAATTCAGGAAGTCTTAACCCGAAAACCGAACAATCCTAAATTTCCAACTACGGTCTACCGTAGACGCCCCGATCCTCTGCTCTCCGTGAAGTCCCTAATCATTTTTTTCATCACCCTCATCTTCGGTCCGTTCATCACCCAGAGCGCTCCGAGTCCGGCGGTCCCCGCCCCCCAGGCGATCCTCACCGTCGAAGAATTCGCGCTGGGCGGAGTGGGCTTCGGTGGGCAGTCCAGCGACGGCGAGATCGTCTTCGAGCAGATCATCAGCCGGAACGACAACCTCGAGCAGTTCCTTCAAATCTACGCCAAGGGAAACAATCAGTCCAAAATGTATTCGATGGTCGCTTTCTACTATTTGGATCGAGATCTCTACGAACACATCAAAGCGAATCACATCAATCGTGACCCCGCCCCGACCCTTATGTGGGCACAAGGATGTTCCTGGGAAACGGTCCCCTGTCAGTATATTTTCCCCCGTATTGAAGAGGGAGCCTATGAACGATTCATTCCCGAAGAACTTCGGCCCCCTTCTTCAAACGAAAATGAGTCGGATTCGGCTACTTCTCCAAATTCAACCGAAACGGAATCATCGGGGATGGGCTGAACCCCGCCTTTTCGTAAAATCGGATCGCTCCTTCGTTGGTCCCGTCCGTCAGCAAAGTGATTCTTCCGGCCCCCTTTTCCTTCGCCCGATCAATGGCGGCCACGAGAATTCTCTCACCGATTCCCAGATTCCGGTATTCCGGATCTACGACCATGTCTTCGAGGATGACCACCTCTTGTCCCATAAAGGTGCTGATCGTAGAGAGTAGATTCACCATCCCGACAATCACACCGTCCCTTTCAGCCACCAAAACCTCCCCCCGCTGCGGTTCCTCAAGGATCTTCCGCAAACCAGCTTCCTGCTTCCTTGAGTCAGGACCAAACTCTACCTCCTGCTGGAACAAAACCCCGAGTAATCGACACAGCGCAGGGATATCCCGCCTTGTCGCAATTCGAATTTTCATAACAAACGCGGTGCATCTCCTATGCCGATTCGAATTCTTCCGCCAGTGAGGATCACGAAGTCATCGCAGATCGCTCTGATCCGATTTTACGTCGGCCCCAAACCGAACAAGACCCATCCACAGGAAACGCGGCTCCGTTGTTCTTCCTCCGCCTTATCAACGACAGAACTGCGCCCCGGCTCTACACCGATTCACCGTCCTCTAACTGTGAGTCCTCCTTCAATTGGGGCTTCCGCTTGAACGCCAACAGAAGAGGCAATCCCCAAGCGGGAATCAAAACGAGTAAAGCCACGACAGAATCTACGATCGAGAGCCTATCCTCGTAAAAGGAAAGGACAATGCTCCCATTGAGGACAACGAAAACGATGATCGCCAACACCAGCAACTGAACTCCGGTCATTCGCCGAGTCTGTTCCTTTCCCGTAATGGCGCCGATGCCAATCCAGAGTCCAATAACGAGGAGGCTTAAGGCAATGGAGAAGACGAGTACATGAATAAAAACCGACACCAAACCGGTCGATGGCGGTGGATTGCAAAAGTGAAGCGATAAAAACGAAAGACCTAACCATGCCCCGAAAATGACCATGGAGATGCCCAAAAAGAATCCAATCAATCGCTTCATATATCCCATGCAATTTTTTTTGAGCCGTAATTAAATCTGATTTGGGCGAACTGACTTCCTGGGAACCCGGTCCACTTTATCAGGCCAAATCAAAACACCCCTCTGGCATATTACTATCGTCGATGGGAGCCATTGCAATCGTGGAACTGAACCGATCAGAGAGAGACAACTCTCCCGCCTTGCCATTCCCCTCTTCTCCTTTGAATACTCGATTCATGAAGCCGACACTCCTCGTCCTCGCCGCCGGAATGGGTAGCCGCTATGGCGGCTTGAAACAGATCGACCCCATGGGTCCCAACGGGGAGACGATGCTCGACTATGCGGTCTCGGATGCCGTGAAAGCGGGATTCGGTCGGGTAGTCTTCGTGATTCGACGGGACATCGAAGAGGCTTTCCGCGAAACCGTGGGAACGCGAATCCCGAGCTCTATTGAGGTCGATTACGCCTTTCAGGAATTGGCCGACTTGCCGCCCTCTTTTGTGGTTCCCGAAGGCCGGGAGAAACCCTGGGGCACCGCCCACGCGGTGCGGGCGGCCCGAAAGGTCGTGAACGAGCCGTTTGCGGTGATCAACGCCGATGATTTTTACGGTCAGGAAGCATTCTCCTCGATCGGTTCGTGGCTCAGGGAACAGGATCCGGAACGGCCTGCCGTGGCCATGGTCGGCTATCGGCTGGAAAACACACTGTCCGAGCATGGTTCGGTCAATCGAGGTATTTGCGTCGTCGAGAATCATTTGCTCCGGCGAATCGAGGAGGTGGAAAAACTCCGCCTCGAGAAAGATGGGATGGTCCGCGGAACTCCTCCCAGTGGATTCCGCCGTGAGGTTGCCGCCCAGACGCCGGTTTCGATGAATTTCTGGGGCTTCACCCCGGCGGTGTTCCCCCTTCTCGAGCAAGCCTTCGACATTTTCTTGCGCAAGCGGATCCACGAATCGAAGTCGGAATGGTATCTCCCGGCCGTGGTCGATGAATGGATCGCCTCAGGATTGCTCCAATGCCCAGTCCTCGAAACAGACAGCCAATGGTTTGGCGTCACTTATCCGGAAGACCGTGAGAAGGTCACCGCTGCGTTGAAAGAGATGGGTCTGACAGTCGAACGGTAGCGCGGTTTGGCCCAAACCGCACCCCGCGTCGGATCTCAGCCAATTTCGTCGAAACAACGAAAAATCCCCGCGAACGCGGCCGAAACGGCCCTCGCCATTTCCCGCCACGGAAAGCAACCTCTTTTCCTGATCGGAGTGTCGGGTTGCCCTACTGCGCCCCACCGGTGCTGCGACAGTCGCGACACCGGCCAAAGATGACAACTTCTTCTCCTTCGTAGACGAAATCCGGATGCTGGGGAATACGATCCATGACATCTGGCGTTTCGAAAGGAAGGGTGAAGACCTGATTGCACTCCCGGCAAATGAAATGCGGGTGATGTTCCCCATCGGGCGAGGGCAACTCGTATCGATTCGGCTGACCTGGGTAGTGCACTCGGGCGAGCTCAAATTCCTGCACCATTTCAGAAAGGTTGCGAAAGACAGTGCGCTCACCCAATCCGGGGCATAGCTCCCGGGCACCTGCGAAGATCTGATCAAAGGTAAGAGGACGCCTCTCCTTTTCCAGAACTTCAAGAATTGCTTTGCGCTGGCGGGTCGATCGTTTACGTGCGGTAGGCATGGAGTAACTAGAAGCCTACAAGTATCAGAGCTGACGTGGCGAGTCGTAAAGAGACCGGAGCCGATCGATCGCCCTCTATGGTCAGCTTTCTCCGAAGAAGGCCCCTCTTTAGCAAAGCGCTTCCGAGCGCGGTATTTTTCTCCTCCGTCGTTGCCAACCTTCGGCGAGTTCATCAAGGTCGAAGCCATGAAAGACCCGGTTGAACTTCTCAGTGAATACATCGCTCACGCCAGTGTTTCCACGGACCCGAATGCGAAGGAGGGAATGCGCGGAGCCATCGGATTCGCCACGGAGAGACTGAAAGAGCTGGGCTTCACTGTCGAAGAAGTGCCGACCCCACTCCACCCTATTCTTTTGGCCGAACGTCTGACCAGCCCTGAAGACCCGCACGTTCTCATTTACGGGCATTACGACGTGCAGCCTTCGGATCCGGACAAACTCTGGACCACACCTCCCTATCAAGCCGAGATCCGCGGCAAGCGAATCTACGGCCGGGGCTCCGCCGATAATAAAGGCCCTCAGATCGTCCATATGGCGGCGCTGGCCAAGGCGCTGGAAGAGAATCCAGATCTGGCCCTGAACATCACCTGGTTCATTGAGGGTGAAGAGGAAATCGGGAGCCCGAGCTTCCGAGGATTTCTCAAGACTTATAAGGACCGGCTCAGTGCAGCGGATTTCGTTCTTCTCTCCGATACCGGAAGCCCATCCGCCGATCAATTGGTCGTGACCACGGCCTTGCGCGGACTCGTTTCCATGGAAGTCAAGCTGACCGGGCCGAAGATGGATCTGCACTCGGGCATTCACGGAGGCGCTGTCCGCAATCCGATTCAGGCTCTCTCCACACTCTTGGCCACTCTCCACAATGAGGATGGCTCGGTGAACCTCCCCGGATTTTACGACGGAGTCTCGCTCCCCGAGGATTGGGAACGTGAGGAACTCTCGCGTCTCCCATGGACCGAAGAGGAATACGCCAAGTTCCTCGATGTGGATGAATTTTTCACCGCCCCCGGATACAATGCGCTCGAGGCGGTTCGCTTTGGACCGACTCTGGAAATCAACGGGATCGGCGGCGGTTTTCAGGGAGAAGGCCAGAAGACAGTCATCCCCAGCCAAGCCTTCGCCAAGCTCACTTGCCGACTGGTGGCCGGCCAGAGTGCCGATCGAATCGAATCTCTCCTCGTCAAAGCCTTACAAGAGCGCTGCCCTTCCGGCGTCCGCATTTCCATAGAAACCCACGGCGGCGGCGATCCCTACTTCATCGTACCGCCCAATCGCTCCAACACACCGGCCGACCAAAGTCCGGAAATCCAAAAAGGGTTTTCCGTCCTCGAAAGTGCCATCACCGAATCATTTGGGAAAAGACCTCTCTACCTCCGGGAAGGCGGAAGTGTTCCCATCATCGCCGATCTCAAAGACATTGTCGGGCTCGACACAATTATGGTCGGCCTCTTTACCCCATCCGACAACCTCCATGCTCCGGACGAGAGCTTCCACCTCGACATTTTGAACAATGGCATTTCCGCCTTTGCCAAAGTTTTTGCCGAGCTGGCGAGAAAGTAGTTTTGCGAAATCTACTGAGCCAATAAAACGGGCACCTCGATCAAAACCCGCAACCCTCCGGCCTTCGCCTGACTCAAAACAACCGTGCCTCCTAAGAGGTTCACGTTGGACCTCACGAGACTGAGGCCGAGCCCAACTCCTTCGTGGCGCCGGGTTAAAGTCCCATCGACCTGCTCAAAGGGCAGGAATACCCGTTCGCGATCATCGCTCGATATCCCTTCGCCACCGTCCTCCACTTCCAGCCTCAGCACCCGAACTCCCTTATTCGATTTGCCTTCAGACATTTTGACGCTAATCGGAGAGCCGTTCCCAAACTTGATCGCATTCCCGATCAGGTTCTCGAGAATCACATACCAAGCGTTCGGATCGGTCAGGTACGAACGGGCTTCGACCCCTGTGAAATCGACCTGAATGAGATCCTTCGCCTCCTCAAAACGGACGCCCAAAATTTCAATCACTTCCAGAGCCACGGTTTCGACAACGATCGGCTCACGAACCGATTGTTGAACTTCGCTGGCCATATCAGAATAGCGTAGGATCGCGGTGAGAAGTGACTCCAGCCGACGACCTGACTCTACGATAGCCTCAACGCTTTCCTTCTCGGACGAGCCAAGGTCTTCACTTGACTCCAGAAGTTGGCAAAAACCGAGGATCCCGTTCAGAGGCGTTCGGATCTCATGGCTCACGTTCCCAAGAAAGTGAGCCTTTGCCCGATCCG
This portion of the Puniceicoccus vermicola genome encodes:
- a CDS encoding nucleotidyltransferase family protein; amino-acid sequence: MKPTLLVLAAGMGSRYGGLKQIDPMGPNGETMLDYAVSDAVKAGFGRVVFVIRRDIEEAFRETVGTRIPSSIEVDYAFQELADLPPSFVVPEGREKPWGTAHAVRAARKVVNEPFAVINADDFYGQEAFSSIGSWLREQDPERPAVAMVGYRLENTLSEHGSVNRGICVVENHLLRRIEEVEKLRLEKDGMVRGTPPSGFRREVAAQTPVSMNFWGFTPAVFPLLEQAFDIFLRKRIHESKSEWYLPAVVDEWIASGLLQCPVLETDSQWFGVTYPEDREKVTAALKEMGLTVER
- a CDS encoding Fur family transcriptional regulator, with the protein product MPTARKRSTRQRKAILEVLEKERRPLTFDQIFAGARELCPGLGERTVFRNLSEMVQEFELARVHYPGQPNRYELPSPDGEHHPHFICRECNQVFTLPFETPDVMDRIPQHPDFVYEGEEVVIFGRCRDCRSTGGAQ
- a CDS encoding M20/M25/M40 family metallo-hydrolase produces the protein MKDPVELLSEYIAHASVSTDPNAKEGMRGAIGFATERLKELGFTVEEVPTPLHPILLAERLTSPEDPHVLIYGHYDVQPSDPDKLWTTPPYQAEIRGKRIYGRGSADNKGPQIVHMAALAKALEENPDLALNITWFIEGEEEIGSPSFRGFLKTYKDRLSAADFVLLSDTGSPSADQLVVTTALRGLVSMEVKLTGPKMDLHSGIHGGAVRNPIQALSTLLATLHNEDGSVNLPGFYDGVSLPEDWEREELSRLPWTEEEYAKFLDVDEFFTAPGYNALEAVRFGPTLEINGIGGGFQGEGQKTVIPSQAFAKLTCRLVAGQSADRIESLLVKALQERCPSGVRISIETHGGGDPYFIVPPNRSNTPADQSPEIQKGFSVLESAITESFGKRPLYLREGGSVPIIADLKDIVGLDTIMVGLFTPSDNLHAPDESFHLDILNNGISAFAKVFAELARK